Proteins from one Drosophila gunungcola strain Sukarami chromosome 3R, Dgunungcola_SK_2, whole genome shotgun sequence genomic window:
- the LOC128258485 gene encoding chaperone protein DnaJ, producing the protein MLRTVQSCAGPPVRQLASYGSRFTYQSNPMAQPRLENYYQVLNVPVGSSGQEIRRAFIELSKKYHPDASSQTGDSALFMKICEAYQTLQRQHSRQLYDSRLRMQHQATPPPETAFTGRHVCTVWSQYQSAVRNKQMGRGSRRFGAIKPMVFKGRVVLNKWQPVRTALVDLQRMGLKGSWQEPEYSFPNSPIFYLYAVGFCFVGALLLADVISRLEEQPPSEEGEFEPQS; encoded by the coding sequence ATGTTGAGGACCGTTCAGAGCTGTGCCGGTCCGCCGGTGCGCCAGCTGGCCAGCTACGGCTCCAGGTTCACGTACCAGAGCAACCCGATGGCGCAGCCCCGCCTCGAGAACTACTACCAGGTGCTGAACGTGCCCGTGGGCTCCAGCGGCCAGGAGATCAGGCGGGCCTTCATCGAGCTGTCGAAGAAGTACCATCCGGATGCCAGCAGCCAGACTGGCGACTCGGCTCTCTTCATGAAGATCTGCGAGGCCTACCAGACGCTCCAGCGGCAGCACTCCCGCCAGCTCTACGACTCCCGCCTGCGGATGCAGCACCAGGCCACGCCTCCGCCGGAGACGGCGTTCACGGGGCGGCATGTCTGCACGGTGTGGTCGCAGTACCAGTCCGCCGTGCGGAACAAGCAGATGGGCCGGGGATCCAGGCGGTTCGGGGCCATCAAGCCCATGGTCTTCAAGGGCAGGGTGGTGCTCAACAAGTGGCAGCCCGTGCGAACGGCCCTGGTTGACCTGCAGCGGATGGGCTTGAAGGGGTCCTGGCAGGAGCCGGAGTACTCCTTTCCGAACAGCCCCATCTTCTACCTGTACGCAGTTGGATTCTGTTTCGTGGGCGCATTGCTCCTGGCCGATGTGATCAGTCGATTGGAAGAACAGCCACCATCTGAAGAGGGTGAATTCGAACCGCAAAGCTAA